In Aquila chrysaetos chrysaetos chromosome 17, bAquChr1.4, whole genome shotgun sequence, one genomic interval encodes:
- the LRTM2 gene encoding leucine-rich repeat and transmembrane domain-containing protein 2, with protein sequence MLPTTASHRWRSRFLMRWQEACLLGCWLSLCAAESFFACPSSCKCNSGNLEVDCSGLGLSSIPSDIPTNTRTFLFLNNKLSILPGAVFSNLSALQRLDLSNNFLDQLPQNIFSDLGNLTELHLRNNSIRALDKDLLQHTALLRQLDLSINGLAQIPSGIFDDLPALRSLSLRSNRLQSLDRVTFEPLTSLQQLQVGDNPWECDCNLRDFKHWMEWFSYRGGKIDQLACTLPKELKGKDMRMVPMEMFNYCSQLDDENSSTVLDNTGPPCTKGSPTPSKSKSGPETEVEPSVGCPQKQRYRPVSVRRAIGTVIIAGVVCGIVCIMMVVAAAYGCIYASLMAKYHRELKKRQPLMGDTEGEHEEQKQISSVA encoded by the exons ATGCTGCCTACAACTGCCAGCCACCGGTGGAGGAGCAGGTTCCTCATGAGGTGGCAAGAGGCTTGTC TGCTTGGCTGTTGGCTGTCTCTATGTGCTGCCGAGTCCTTCTTTGCTTGTCCTTCCTCCTGCAAGTGTAACAGTGGCAACCTGGAAGTGGACTGTAGTGGCTTGGGCCTCTCTTCCATCCCCTCAGACATCCCCACGAACACCAGGACCTTCCTCTTTCTCAACAACAAACTCAGCATCCTGCCAGGAGCAGTGTTTTCCAACCTCTCTGCCCTGCAAAGGCTGGATCTATCCAACAACTTCTTGGACCAGCTCCCTCAGAACATCTTCAGTGACCTGGGGAACCTCACAGAGCTCCATCTGAGGAACAACAGCATCCGGGCCTTGGACAAGGACCTGCTACAGCACACGGCCCTGCTGCGCCAGCTGGATCTCTCCATCAATGGCCTGGCCCAGATACCCTCGGGCATCTTTGACGACCTGCCTGctctccgctccctctctctcaGGTCCAATCGCCTGCAGAGCCTGGACAGGGTGACCTTTGAACCACTAACCAGCCTGCAGCAACTCCAAGTTGGGGATAACCCCTGGGAATGCGACTGCAACCTCCGAGACTTCAAGCACTGGATGGAGTGGTTCTCCTACAGAG GTGGGAAAATCGACCAGCTGGCATGTACCCTGCCCAAGGAGCTGAAAGGGAAGGATATGCGAATGGTGCCCATGGAGATGTTTAACTACTGCTCCCAGCTGGATGATGAGAACAGCTCTACAGTGCTGGACAATACTGGCCCACCCTGCACTAAAGGAAGCCCAACTCCTTCCAAATCTAAATCAGGCCCAGAAACAGAAGTGGAGCCCAGTGTGGGATGTCCTCAGAAACAGCGATATAGGCCCGTGAGCGTGCGCCGGGCTATTGGCACTGTTATCATCGCAGGGGTGGTTTGCGGCATTGTTTGCATCATGATGGTGGTGGCAGCTGCTTATGGTTGCATCTATGCCTCCCTTATGGCCAAGTACCACCGGGAGCTGAAGAAGAGGCAGCCACTCATGGGTGACACAGAAGGTGAACATGAAGAGCAAAAACAAATCTCTTCTGTGGCATGA